TTAAAAGAGTATTAGCTGTGCCAATACTAGCTAAGCCAATAATTAGGAAGAGCATAATTAATATTATTTCGTTCATACCAGATAACGCAGAAGTAGTTGCTTTAATTTCATCTTCAATAGTTTTAACTTTTGAAAGGTGTTCATTGAAATCTGTCCATAACTGATCTTGTAATTCCTCTCCGCTATATTTATCATTTAATGCTAGTAGCATATCAAAACTAGTAGCCCAACCAAATTCATTATTTAAATGATCTTCATCCATAAAACCAACATATCCTGAATAATGTGAAGTATCTACAACATCAATGACTTCAAATTTTTGATTACCAGAAGGTGTATTTATGTGAATGTATTCCCCTACTTTACCACCCCATTCATCAAAAGCTCGCTTACCGAGCAGGATAGATGGTTTCTTTTGTAAGTCCTCATATAACGATTCTTTTTCAATATCTTCAAATAATATAGGTCCCTTTTTACTTACGGCAAAAATAGAAAATTGTCTACTCTCATCATTCATTGTTTCCCATGTAATAGGTGTAGCTTCTGTTAGTGGAGTAACATTTGCTACAGAATCATAAGAAAATAGAGTTTCTATATCTTCACTAGACCAAGGGGCTTCCGATGTAACCCTTAGATCACCCCCAAATGTATTTCTAATATCACGTTCATACCCTTCAGGAGCAGTTTCTATAACAGAGCTTAACAATAAGATGACTGCTATTCCAATGGCAAGTATAGCAGAAGTATTGGCATTTCTATTTAATTGCTGTGTAAGGCTATGCGTAGCTAAAATTCCTGAATAGCCAAAAAACATTTTGAAAATTGGTTTAAAGATCTTACTTATTCCTATTAACAAGAATGGAAACAGCAAAATAATACTTGCTAAAATAGCTAAATAGGAAATAAAATGATCAATAAATATAAAGGAAAGTAAGCCAACTCCTACAATACCTCTAAATAGATATTGTCTTTTCGACGATAATGTTTGAGTCCCCTCTTTTAATGTCAAGAGCACCGAAGTTTTCCCAGCATTGTAAATAGGAAATAAGGAGAAGATAATAGGAAATACAATTCCTATTATAATGGCTGTTATTGTAGGCATTTTCCAATTCAAAGTGTACACCGTATCAAATTCAAATACACTAAGCAAAGTTTGCATAAACATATCGCCAAGCCAAATCCCAATTGGAACCCCAATAGCCGTACCAATTAATGATAAAATGATTACTTCAATGAATACAAGTTTAGAAATAGAGCTTTGCAAATAACCAAAACTTTTCATTATTGCAAATTCCTTTTTTCTTTCCATAACACTTGTATAAATCATATTAAAGACAATGAATCCACTAATAAGCATAGATAAAACAGCAATTAAGTAAAAAAATGTGTAGAGACCTCCAATATCGTTACTTTGTAGATCATCTGCGACAACTGGTTGGATATATATATTTGAATTAGTAAATTCATTCTGTAAATCTTGAAAAAGTTTTTCACCATCTTCATTTGTTTGAAATCGTACATATGAAAGCTCATTATCCATACCTGTCCATTCTCTTAACAAATCAAGAGGAGCCATAATTCTAAAACTAGTTGATTCAGCACTTTCCCAATCACTAGGACTCGCAAGCAACTGTGTATACCCGACTATTGCCGAAACCTTAGCCTCTCCTAAATTGCTAAACCGAATAGTATCTCCAACACTTTTATTTAATAAATTTGCAACAGGCTCGGTTATAATTAGCCCTTCATTATCTAACTCTCCTTTTAAAACTGGTAGTTTTAGTAAAGAACTATTCTGATCATTCACACCCGTAATTCGTACAGAACGTTGATTTTCCGATTTATCATCAAGATCAAAGAATACATGTTTATCAAGTGCAAGCAACGAGTCAGTAATGATTGGATTGTCTAAATGAGAGGAAACAGCCTCTTCTGAAAAGGTATGTTCATCACTTAAAAACCAATAATCAGCATTTGCTACATACATTTGTTCATAATAATTAAAAACATCATTTGTTGTTTTATCAGCAATTAACATGGAAGTTATAAAGGAAATGCCAATAATGATCCCAAGTAATGAAAAGAAAAATCTTTTTTTCCTTTCTATTATATTACGCCATGAAATTCGCCACATATTTAGCATAATCTTCATCCTTTCTAGAAATCACCTGATCGACAATTCCATCTTTAAAAAGAATAATTCGATCTGCAAATCCAGCTGCGAAAATATCATGTGTAACCATGATTATTGTTTGATTGTAATCTCGATTAAATCTAGTCATTAACCCAAGAATGTCCTCGGCTGTATTTCTATCTAAATTACCTGTTGGCTCATCTGCCAATAATACGGCGGGGTTGCTAACTAGTGCTCTAGCTATAGCTACACGTTGCTGTTGCCCACCACTAAGCAAATTAGCCTTCTTCTGCCCAAGTCCCTTTAAACCGACGGAATTAAGTAATTGTAAAACTAGTTGCTTTTTATCTTTTGTTAAAGTTCCATCTGCATGAAGTGGGAAAGCTATATTTTCTTCCACATTTAGATTACTAAGTAATTGATAATTTTGGAAAATAAAGCCAATATTCTGTCTGCGAAATATTGTCCTTTTCTTTTCTGTCATCCTATTTAAATATTGTTGATTAATTATAATGTCCCCTTCTGTAGGTATATCAAGACCTCCTAATAATTGAAGTAAAGTACTTTTTCCAGAGCCACTTGGACCCATAATAGCTACAAATTCACCTTTTTGAATTTGTAAACTAACATTTTTTAATACTTTAATTCTCTCTTGTCCTTGTAAAAATTCCTTTTTAAGATTTTCAACCTGAATCACTTTATCAAATCCTCCTAATATCTTTTATATTATTATATACTAAGTATATAATGATTCAAGATTTTATTTTACATACGTTCTTAAAAATTCTTGTTTTGCAATAAAAAAAATATTTTATAGATATATACTAAGTACTCATAGAGCGGGATAAGAAAAAAGATATCTATAAATTCAGACATCTTCTACTCGTCTACAATATGGTTCTTATTTAATCATATTTAGCTTAATCAAGCTAAAAAGTAGATGACAAAATTCCCTACCAAAATTTCTTATTGGTGGGTTTTGGTAGGAAACTAGATTTTTAATTTAAAGATTATTGAACTCGAAACAAATTATCAATTTTACTTTCTATTATTTTGTCAAGATAGGTTTCCTATAAAAATCCCAGAAAACTCAGTACAACTAAAAAAGAAAAAACCCTTGATATACAAGGGTTTTGACCACTGTGACATAAAGCATAAAATTTCCGAAAAATAAACCATAAAACTTCCAAGCCTAGAGTAGTAAGGGTTTATAGCAATAAATAGTTGGAAATTATATATGATTATAGATACTATCTCAAAAGAAATCCTAACGTTAGAAAATCTTATGCTTTATTTATTTTACTTTAGGAAGTGTTATGCTTTATTTTTTTACCTTAGGAAATTTTACGGTTTAATCCATCTAAAAGATTAAATTAACGATATCAATCATAGTGGTATTACACGAATATCTTAATCGAGTTATTTTATTCCTGTTATCTTGGATTATCTGCCCTTTAATATTTGCAGATTTCCTTTCAAAAAAACAATTGCATTTCTTACAATAGGGAATTTAGTTTTTTATTTATATCCTAGATGTGTAACTATCTCATTCCACCCTTCCCTTACTTCCTTATATAGAAATAAAGAATCAGAAGATTTTAATTCCTGTTTTATTTTAAAAGGGCTTGGATAGATTCCCTTTTGATGTAGATCGTTTGCAACTCTATGGACTTCTTTTAAGTAAAATTCTATCTTCCTCGTTCTCATTTCGGAAAGATATGTTATATATCTTACACTTATTTCCTTTGATAAATCAGGGCAGTATTTTCTAAAAATTTGTATTGAAATTCCCTTTTCTTTAGCTAATTCAGTTAAACTTATTGGTATATCATTATTCAAACAATCGCTTAGTATTCTAACTATTTCTGCTTTAGTTTCTTTTTCTTTTTTATCTTGATATGCTAAAGTCTTATCTTTTATCCCTTTACATAAATTTGGAAAGTGTTTTTTAGCAGTACTAGTACTAAAACCAATTTCCGAAGAAAGTTTAGTTAAACTTTTTGGTTTCTCTAATTCTAAATTTTCTTTCAATCGACTTTCAATTAATTTAAGAGGGGTGTCTTTTTTCTTTAAAGAATTAAACTTTTTAACTTCAATTGGTTTAATTATAATATTCTGCTCATAAATTACTTCATAAATTGTTTTATTTAATTTATATGCTATTTTAATAAGGGAATGATAATTAGGACTTTTTTCTTCATATATATAACTATTCATTTTTTTGACATTAATATTGAAATAATTAGCTAGACTTCTGGGACTTTTAAAACCTAAGTCTTTAATCATTCTCCTGAAAAATATCGAAATGAAATTATTACTTGGAAACCATTTAAGATTGGGTGTATTTTCAATTAATTGTTTGTAATTTAACGCTATAAACTTTTCCATTTCATTTAGATGGGCATTTTGTTTTATTTCTTCCCCTAACCACGATTTACAATATTGACAATAACCAACCATAATTTGACTAGATAAGAACGGTAATTTTTTATTACAATTTGTACATTCATCCCTTAATTGTATTTTATGAACATCACATTTCTTAATAGCTTCTAAATACCATATTAAAGGCTCGTATATGTTCCTAGAATCAGCGATCATTTGATTAAAACAAGATGGACACCATTTTCTGTAAGACCCAATTAATTTCGATGGGAAAATTCCTTCCCAATTAAGCATTGTTAAATTCCTTAAGTCTTCTCTACCTGTTAACAATTCTAATGCTTCCACATAATCTAATGTTATTGAGCAATTTTTATTAATCATATTACGTGTACTAGTTGTAAAACCCTGTGAAAGGTCTTTTCTTAAGTAATCAATACTAAGTACAGGAGCTATTATCTTCCTTAATAAAGTAGAAGTATTCACATTATGTATAGTGGCTAATCTTGTAATATAACTCGTTAAACTTTCAATGTAGGGAGTTCCAATACCTTCTGGTTGCAGATTATATAATACGGTTCTTTTAGACAAAAGATTTTCTATTTCTGTTTTCTTACATTTAAGCATTTCATTCAACCTCTTACATTCTCCATAAAAACCTATTAATAATAAAATTGAATATATGAGATGACCTATTCATTTTTGCTATTTTCAAATTAGTCCAACATCATCTCTTGTTGGTTTTCTTTTCCCTGGATTTAAGTTATTCTTTTGTTCCTTTTTATCAGTTCTAACATCTTTTTTAGTGCCAAGCAGTTCTTTTAGCTTTTCTTTATCACCTTTACTTTCTTTAAAAATTAATTCTCCGTCCAGCGCTTCATTTGCCAATGTTAATAGCTTTTTTGTTAGTAAAGCATTTCTTTTTAAATTTGTATAAGTAATAGTATCTTCATTATTTTCAAGTGCATCTGAAAGACATCTTTGCAACCAGTTTTTTAATATACCTGTACAGCCAATACAATTTTCATATAAATATACAAAGTGTTCCATCAAATTCGCTTCTCTTGGTAACGGTAATAATTTTTGAAAAGTTAGTAGGATAGATTTAAAATTTTTAATGTCTTTATCATTTGCAAAATCATAACGTGGAAAATGAATCTCTTTAACCCTTCTTGATAATTGCCCATCTAAATTGAATACCGCATTTAGATCATAAGTTCCAAATAAAACTATTTTAGTATGACTCATATTTGCTAAAGATTTAATTGAATTAAATTGTTTTTGGTTTTTTTCACTGTTTCCTCTATAATCAGAATTTATTTTAAAAAAGTGTTGCGCCTCATCTATTAAAAGAGCTTTTGTTTCTCTATAAAAGAAAGCACTTTCTATTGATCTTCGTAATGCTGCAGCTGTGGATGCAGTTCTCGTCGTTCTTAATGGGGAATTTGGCATTTTATTCACAACGCTTAAATCAATTTTATAATCAATTAAAGGCTCATTTACAGAAGTAAGAACCCTATAATAAAAATCTTTCCAATTAAATTTCCCTAAGTCAGGATTAGGAAGCTCTATGCCTGTTATTGGAATAATACTTTTATTTTCTTCAAGTTCTTGTTTCATGTCTTTTATCACAGAATTTATTGTCGCATTAAATAATCTTGATTTTCCTACTCCCGACGGACCTACTACCATAATAATATTATGAGAACCCTTATAGATTTCATTTTTCAATTCTATTAATACTTGTTTCATTTTAGGATGACTAACAGTATAATCATTAAAGAATTTTTCACGTTCTTCTTTTGATTTATTTAGTAATTCATCATCAAATAATCTTTGCTTACTTACCATTAATCCAACTCCCCAAAAATTTCGAGTTCATAGTCCTCTTCTTCATCTTTTAAATTACTATTTTCTATCATGTCTTCTTCTGGTTTAAATATAGTATTATTTTCTATTACAGTAAGGTTTGTTTGGATGGGTTTATATTTTTCTATAATAAGTTTTTCTTCTATTTCTTCTGATTCAAGAATATAGCTTGCTATCATTTTTGCAGTTATAGAATGTTTTTGTGAATATAACTTATTCTTTTGCCTAATCTCTTCTGCAATCAATTTAATTTGTTTCTCAGTCTTACCCTCTAGATATTTATATTGTTCAGACAGGCACTCCTCCCATTGATTATCTATAAATGCATAAGCTACTCCAAGATTAAATGGATCATATTTAACCTCTACGCTAGTATTTTCAATTTTAGGATTCCTAAATTTTTCACTCCAGTAATACGAATAGCTTAATTTTATTCCTTGGCCTGGATGAACCTTCCTTGTTTTAGCTTTTGGAGAAGGTAAAGTCATTAAAATAAAAGTTTCATCATAAGGGATGTAAGTATTAGAACGATTACCTGACATAACAATAGATTCCTCAAATGCTTCTTTTGGTGTTTGGTTGAGTGAGGGATTTTCCATATTGTCGTAGATATTAGATATCCAACTATCAAGTCTCTCATTCAGGGTTTCCAAGGTCCAAACAGCATGATTCTTTGGATTCACAGATTTAGTTACTTGCCGAACATTTTTGGTGATTTGAGTATTACCTTTTAGATTGTGAATGAGAAGTTTATTTGCAATACCGAATAACCGTTCAATTACATTTCCATACCTAGCCTTCGCTGCTGGTCTTTCTTTTTTATGAACACCATTTAATGCAAGCAACGATTCAAAATATATGCTACCAAACTCCTTTCCCCCATCAACCACGATATAGTTTGGCAAACGATTATATCTTTTTACACACTCTCTTATCACCATCATACAAGAACGATAAGATGGCTCTTCAAATGTTAAATAGAAAGAAAGAATTCGTCTAGAAAACGCATCAATCATTAAAGTAAGCCATGGTCGCTTAGAAACCTTTCCATTAATCACTAGTTCTATATCTAATTCAGTATGATCGATATGAGCAATTTCAAAAATTCGTTCACCATGTTTTTTAGTAGTAAATTCTAATTCTGTGTATAATTCTTCATATTTATAGGCTGCTCTATCACCTTTCCTTGCTTTTTCCACTTCAAATTTGGGACGATTTTTAATCTTCTCACAAAAAGTTGCATAAGATGGAACGAAGATATTCAGTTCTTCACCTATCACTTGTAATTCACGATAAACCTGCATAGCTGATTTATTTTTTACTGTTTCATAACTTTCCGTTATTACCTTATTCATCAACTCTATCGATTCTAGTGGTATCTTTGACTTTTTATTTCCTCTTTTCTTTTTTTGGGGTATAAGCCCTACATATCCGATTCCATAAAGTTCTTCTGCATCCTTATAGCTTTTCACCCAGTTCCTTATAGTTCTCTCTGAAACATTAATAGCTTCTAATTCTTCACCCTTTATATACTTAGTCACAGTATCAAATTTTTTGTTTGCATCTTCTAAATCTTTTTCATTTGCTTGAGAAATAATTTTTTTCACCTCAGCATTTCCATTACTGTCATTCTTATCAATTCCTTGTATGTACCCTGCTGATATATATGATTCTAATATCTCTAAAGGTAATTCTTGCGCTTTATTATCATTTTCGGAAATTAAAAAGATTATTTTATTTATGGAATCGTAATTAAGAATAGTCCAATTTGTATCTCCCCATAAAATACGATTCCCACTTTTCAACTCAATTTTATGAGTTATTTTTTTATTTCTTATTGTCTTTTCTACTACAGTAAATCCTTTATACTGTTCTTTGTTTAAGTAGACTTTTACAATTTCGAACTCAGATATTAAGTCGTTGTACAAATCAATATAAATAATATTTTTTGCAACTAAAGCATAAATATCATCAGCAGTAAACTCGTCCCCTGCGCTTTGTATAAGTTCTTTCAAAGTTGAGCCTTGATTTACTTGAATAAATTCTTTTATTCTATTAATCTTCCACTCACTTGGAACATGCTCTTTAACAATATAATCCTCTAAAAATTCAAGATTACGTAGAAGTTTCCAATTGATTTCGGAAGACGACCTAACTTGGAAATCAAGATTAAACTCAGCAGCGTACGATTTCCCAGGATCAAAAACCCATTGTCCTTCTCGATTAAAGTATCTTTCCGGATTTTTCTGAGATAATTTAATTAATTCTTCTTCAGTTTTACATTCAATCCAATATGCTTTATCTTTTTCTATTACAAAAAAATCAGCTGTTTTCATGTATGCCATTTTTTTGTTATTTTTACTTTGGTAGTAGTAAATCTTTATTTGAGGCGGTTGATCGTAGTATTCCAAAACATTATCATTAAATTCCAACATATAAATTGTAGGTAATTCAACTTTATGACTTTCAAATTGAATGGTAACCCCCATCTTTTTACTACTATATCTGCCACTAACATTATGTTTACCGCCACCAACTCTTCTCGAAGGAGGTGATTGTCTGATACGTTGAATTTCTGTTACCGCTTCTTCCGATAGAATCAGTTTCTCTGCCCATTCTTGGAATTCATTTGAATTCATCATTGAAATGTTTCTTCCCTTCCACTAAAAAGTTACTTTGAGTTATTAAGCCTCTCCAATGGTCTTGGAGAACCTTTTCTCGTAGTAATCCATTTCTATTTAAATATTTCTCAATTTTTCCGCTACTAGGGTATATTTCATTATTAATTAGCGCATAGAAAGCATAATTAATTTCTTCTTTTAACAATTGGATTCTATGACTTGATTTTTCTTTTATAAAATCGCTATATCTTTTAGAAAT
This genomic stretch from Lysinibacillus pakistanensis harbors:
- a CDS encoding ABC transporter permease encodes the protein MLNMWRISWRNIIERKKRFFFSLLGIIIGISFITSMLIADKTTNDVFNYYEQMYVANADYWFLSDEHTFSEEAVSSHLDNPIITDSLLALDKHVFFDLDDKSENQRSVRITGVNDQNSSLLKLPVLKGELDNEGLIITEPVANLLNKSVGDTIRFSNLGEAKVSAIVGYTQLLASPSDWESAESTSFRIMAPLDLLREWTGMDNELSYVRFQTNEDGEKLFQDLQNEFTNSNIYIQPVVADDLQSNDIGGLYTFFYLIAVLSMLISGFIVFNMIYTSVMERKKEFAIMKSFGYLQSSISKLVFIEVIILSLIGTAIGVPIGIWLGDMFMQTLLSVFEFDTVYTLNWKMPTITAIIIGIVFPIIFSLFPIYNAGKTSVLLTLKEGTQTLSSKRQYLFRGIVGVGLLSFIFIDHFISYLAILASIILLFPFLLIGISKIFKPIFKMFFGYSGILATHSLTQQLNRNANTSAILAIGIAVILLLSSVIETAPEGYERDIRNTFGGDLRVTSEAPWSSEDIETLFSYDSVANVTPLTEATPITWETMNDESRQFSIFAVSKKGPILFEDIEKESLYEDLQKKPSILLGKRAFDEWGGKVGEYIHINTPSGNQKFEVIDVVDTSHYSGYVGFMDEDHLNNEFGWATSFDMLLALNDKYSGEELQDQLWTDFNEHLSKVKTIEDEIKATTSALSGMNEIILIMLFLIIGLASIGTANTLLMNTFERTSEIGTMRALGFTRQQVRKMVVGEGLLIGLVGVIGGAVLGVILLYVTSQSKLLGDFVPFHIPLANIGVALIAGLLLSFLASWISSMTASKINILSSIKEG
- a CDS encoding ABC transporter ATP-binding protein, whose protein sequence is MIQVENLKKEFLQGQERIKVLKNVSLQIQKGEFVAIMGPSGSGKSTLLQLLGGLDIPTEGDIIINQQYLNRMTEKKRTIFRRQNIGFIFQNYQLLSNLNVEENIAFPLHADGTLTKDKKQLVLQLLNSVGLKGLGQKKANLLSGGQQQRVAIARALVSNPAVLLADEPTGNLDRNTAEDILGLMTRFNRDYNQTIIMVTHDIFAAGFADRIILFKDGIVDQVISRKDEDYAKYVANFMA
- a CDS encoding TniQ family protein; the encoded protein is MLKCKKTEIENLLSKRTVLYNLQPEGIGTPYIESLTSYITRLATIHNVNTSTLLRKIIAPVLSIDYLRKDLSQGFTTSTRNMINKNCSITLDYVEALELLTGREDLRNLTMLNWEGIFPSKLIGSYRKWCPSCFNQMIADSRNIYEPLIWYLEAIKKCDVHKIQLRDECTNCNKKLPFLSSQIMVGYCQYCKSWLGEEIKQNAHLNEMEKFIALNYKQLIENTPNLKWFPSNNFISIFFRRMIKDLGFKSPRSLANYFNINVKKMNSYIYEEKSPNYHSLIKIAYKLNKTIYEVIYEQNIIIKPIEVKKFNSLKKKDTPLKLIESRLKENLELEKPKSLTKLSSEIGFSTSTAKKHFPNLCKGIKDKTLAYQDKKEKETKAEIVRILSDCLNNDIPISLTELAKEKGISIQIFRKYCPDLSKEISVRYITYLSEMRTRKIEFYLKEVHRVANDLHQKGIYPSPFKIKQELKSSDSLFLYKEVREGWNEIVTHLGYK
- a CDS encoding AAA family ATPase, translated to MVSKQRLFDDELLNKSKEEREKFFNDYTVSHPKMKQVLIELKNEIYKGSHNIIMVVGPSGVGKSRLFNATINSVIKDMKQELEENKSIIPITGIELPNPDLGKFNWKDFYYRVLTSVNEPLIDYKIDLSVVNKMPNSPLRTTRTASTAAALRRSIESAFFYRETKALLIDEAQHFFKINSDYRGNSEKNQKQFNSIKSLANMSHTKIVLFGTYDLNAVFNLDGQLSRRVKEIHFPRYDFANDKDIKNFKSILLTFQKLLPLPREANLMEHFVYLYENCIGCTGILKNWLQRCLSDALENNEDTITYTNLKRNALLTKKLLTLANEALDGELIFKESKGDKEKLKELLGTKKDVRTDKKEQKNNLNPGKRKPTRDDVGLI
- a CDS encoding TnsA endonuclease N-terminal domain-containing protein, with the translated sequence MMNSNEFQEWAEKLILSEEAVTEIQRIRQSPPSRRVGGGKHNVSGRYSSKKMGVTIQFESHKVELPTIYMLEFNDNVLEYYDQPPQIKIYYYQSKNNKKMAYMKTADFFVIEKDKAYWIECKTEEELIKLSQKNPERYFNREGQWVFDPGKSYAAEFNLDFQVRSSSEINWKLLRNLEFLEDYIVKEHVPSEWKINRIKEFIQVNQGSTLKELIQSAGDEFTADDIYALVAKNIIYIDLYNDLISEFEIVKVYLNKEQYKGFTVVEKTIRNKKITHKIELKSGNRILWGDTNWTILNYDSINKIIFLISENDNKAQELPLEILESYISAGYIQGIDKNDSNGNAEVKKIISQANEKDLEDANKKFDTVTKYIKGEELEAINVSERTIRNWVKSYKDAEELYGIGYVGLIPQKKKRGNKKSKIPLESIELMNKVITESYETVKNKSAMQVYRELQVIGEELNIFVPSYATFCEKIKNRPKFEVEKARKGDRAAYKYEELYTELEFTTKKHGERIFEIAHIDHTELDIELVINGKVSKRPWLTLMIDAFSRRILSFYLTFEEPSYRSCMMVIRECVKRYNRLPNYIVVDGGKEFGSIYFESLLALNGVHKKERPAAKARYGNVIERLFGIANKLLIHNLKGNTQITKNVRQVTKSVNPKNHAVWTLETLNERLDSWISNIYDNMENPSLNQTPKEAFEESIVMSGNRSNTYIPYDETFILMTLPSPKAKTRKVHPGQGIKLSYSYYWSEKFRNPKIENTSVEVKYDPFNLGVAYAFIDNQWEECLSEQYKYLEGKTEKQIKLIAEEIRQKNKLYSQKHSITAKMIASYILESEEIEEKLIIEKYKPIQTNLTVIENNTIFKPEEDMIENSNLKDEEEDYELEIFGELD